In Bombus huntii isolate Logan2020A chromosome 11, iyBomHunt1.1, whole genome shotgun sequence, the sequence CGCATgtttacataatttttacaTGAGAACATAAAGAtgtttttcgataaaattatgaaGTACTATTGATGAAAGAACAAGACGAGCACGTTAAGTCTTTTTAGGATTGTATGGGATTCCTTTGGTCTTTGTCGTATTGGTTTTGCAAATCTACACGGCTGTTCTGCTTGGTAAAACATGGATTATCATAAGCACTCTAGATCCgcaaattttaagaaaaaatcggtaagatttaatttttttattttaattttatgttcATTGACGATAGTAACCTTTActtgaattaatttttacagAAATCCTCTTGCGGCCGTAACCGAATTGACCTTGGGTCCTCGTGCGAGAACCTTGGTTACTATAATCTTGGACTTTACTGTTTTTGGTTGTAGTATACCTAACTTATTGGTTGGTAAGTTGATCAAAATTCTAAGTAAAAAGTTGATCTATGTTTAACATTCGTAAATTTCAGCTTCGCagaatttgcaaattttcgGACTAAAAATTTCGGGACAACGATTTGATCTATCTTTCTGCTATTGGCTCCTAATTGTGGGCGTTCTTTTATGTCCAATTATGTGGCTTGGCAGTCCCCGTGATATGAAGTAATTCTCATTacaattttatgtaaattatacTTCATGAAACGGAAATACagtttgtttaaatattataaacacTTGCAGAATATTGGCTACATTCTCCTGCACAATGGTTGTATTGACGGCGTTATTAATATGGTGGAGTATAGTTACCGATGACCGAGAGCTTGATATTATCCCAGTACCCACATCTCCTAGCTGGGAGAAGTTTATTTCTGGGCAAGTTTACTTATTAGCTATTTCATTTCGCATATTTAacgtttattattaaataatttttcagttATGGAATGTTAGCCTTTCAATTTGATGTACATCCAACATTGATGACTGTACAAGTGGATATGCATCGTCCTCAAGACATCAATAAGGCAGTTGTAATTTCCTTCTTAGGTAAATCATTAATATGAACTATAAATTGAactattattctatatattatgATGACTACATTGATTGTTCGTTACAGTCAGCAGttcattatttattgttactACAATTTTAACTGTTTGGAAGTATGGAGGTAGTACAACAGCCAATGTTCTGCAAGTAATTCCAGGAAACTTCACAGTGAGTGCTGCTGTTCTTTTTGCAGCTCTTCAGCTATGTCTTTCTAGTGCTCTTGGTCATTCAGCTCTGTTCCAAGATGTAGAAGAacaatgtaatattaaaagaagtaagaaattctaatatacaataataacaatttctcAAGGTGTCAAGAACTGGTTTTACAAGATATGTACTTTTATCACAGATTTTGGATGGAAAAGATGTGCCATAAGATCAGCTATTGTCTTTCTTGGAGTAGCTGTAGGAGAATCTGTGCCTAGATTTGATATTGTGATGGCACTGATTGGGGGATCCTTGACTGGTCCATTAGTCTTTGTGTTACCACCTTTGATATATTCAAAAGCAATTGCCTTGAAAGCAAAGTCCATGCGACCTTTAACTCCTGAAGTGTACTCTGCAACTGAGAGACGTCAAAACAGTGAAGGCATGTCAACTGACTCAAGAATTCATTCAAGGTCGACTTATTATGGCGTTCTGAGTGTACCTAACACTGAATATCATCGATATTCATATGTTTATTATGATGGGTTGGAAGATGACTCAGATGAAATTATGGATTATGACAATGATGCTATACCTTCTGGAAAAACCAATGAGGAATTTTTGATGACAAAAGTAATTCATGATGGTGCACCAGCATTCGTAAACGCTAGTCAACCTTACAGCGTTTACAGAAGAATCACAGCTCCTAAAGAATTGGTTTCCAAATTAGTGATTTGTTACAATCATAGAAAATGGTGCAACTGGTTTGGTTATTTAATCATAATTTTTGGTATTGTCGTTACCATATCTTCGACGTACATGAATGTAAAGAATACTATACGTTATGTACAATTCACGCCACCATGTATCGTGAACGTTACAAAAGTAGTACAAAATCCTACATAAAATAACATACTAACTAATGATAAAAAGTTGCACAAAAATTTTCTGAATCTTTTAATTGATGTTTTGAAGGTAAGTTTGTGAATAAGATAGTTTTCTATCatcttaaatattttgcaaacaTTTTGTCAATTAATATTGTGTaaacaaatttctgtaacaaaTATACAAGTaggatatattattttataacaatatatctatttatatTGATTATATAAAGCATCtttcaacatttttaacgtaaaaAGATGCATAGTCAATTTTTATTGGTTTACTgcattataaatttttcatgtttcatattttctcgTCAATTTAAGTCTAcgattaatttgaatttttttcagCGGGCTTCCTACTTCAACATTTGGCCACGGAGTGGCAGTAGTATGCTACTGATAAGGGTTCACACTCTATAATAAGCACGTGTAATTTTAAATCTAaggaatttatatttatatattatatattcgaTAGGACGCATTTTCTTTAACATGATGAAATTGTTAATGTATATCAATAAATTTATGTactatatttcaatttctatttCGTAGAATGAAAAACACAAatttagaattattatttaacatacACATGCCTCCGAGCAGTAAATGTCGTAAGAATCAGCTGATTTTGTAACTATTCTTAACTGTGAAGGTTACCTTGAAAAGTCATTTCTCTCCATAGACTTTATATTTCTCTGATTGTCTATGCGCTGGTATTTCCTACGGACAATCTTGTCAACCTCATATCTACaagaataaatttctatatcAAGGCATTATttttagaataaattatttaatatgttcATTATTATCATAGCTCAGCTTTAACAACATATCAACATCATATAATTGATCATTCAATAATACTACATAATGCATCTTTTAGTTTTAATTAGATCTTTTTATCATTACAAtaatgtttttcatttttgcaCATATTCCCTATACACGTgtattatttcttaataaagTTTCATGTAGATATTtcattacgtcatatcgtccaacattttttaatgacgATTGTAGAGGGGATACGATACGAATTAACCTGTGACGTTTACGAGCTAGGTCTTACGATACTATCCGCGCCATACGAATGATTCGCTCTTGTTGGATCTACATTTTATAATAACTCCGACCTTTTGTTGAATTATTCGAACTCAACTGAACGATTAGTTAGcaaatcattttaaaaatgataCCAAACTGTATAAGAAATATAGGTGCTCAAACGTCGAAGAGAAATGTGAGTATACAACCGAACGATAAATGACCTCTAAACTAGATACTTGCCAACACGTTCCATGCCAGGGTCTTGTTATAATTTCTAATCGTACAATTATTGCTCGGGAGTCTTGCAATTGAAGattcgttcttttctttttttatatctcCTCCTGGTGTCTTGCCAGTTCGGCAGCTGGAAAGAGGTAATTATTCGTATAGATTTATTCATGTGTTTATTATCGCCGATaaatcataattttttttcctcACACCGCCTGGTATTCAGTTTTTCTGCTTTCCTTccatgtatttctttttttcaatttttttcaaatacgcGATCAATCAGAATGTAAGTAAGTTTAGAATTGTAACGAAATGGTgcgtttttttaattttatgtgaCTTTTTACTGTGATTTTGTGAACACGTTTTTTTAAGTTCACAAGTGTAACaagaaaactaactttatgttacATCTCTTTTTGTGCTACTATTTTTTGTACATTCTTGAAAATTACAATGAATTGTGATATTAGATGTACATATGCTACTTTACAAAATAAAGTACAAGGAATATGTTTTTTACTATGTATTTGTAGGTGATATCGTACTTCTTCAGCAAAAAAAACAATTATGCCACAGAAGCTTCATTTGAAACAAAACCTTTTCGATTACACAAATTGGATAGCGGACCATCCAATCACATCACTATTACCAAAGATGAAGCAATAGAGCTCTATAAGCAATTACATACGATCCGCCGTATGGAAACAGCTGCTGGAAATCTCTATAAGGAAAAAATAGTCAGAGGTTTCTGCCATCTATATTCTGGTCAAGTAAGAATCATGTTTTAGTCTTTGGAATTCATTCagtgaaaaatttcattaataaaatctCTATATTCTTCTGGTAGGAAGCTTGTGCAGTTGGTATAAAATCAGCACTCCGACCACAAGATTGTGTGATCACAGCTTATAGAGCTCATGGATGGACCTACTTAATGGGAATTGACCCATTTGGCGTTTTAGCTGAACTAACTGGTAGAAAAGGAGGAAATGCAAAAGGTAAAGGTGGTTCTATGCATATGTATTCCAAAAACTTTTATGGTGGAAATGGTATCGTCGGTGCCCAGGTGAGCATcagttattaaaattattaaattaattacaaatatgCCATTTTCATAAAACAAATTTGTAGGTACCATTGGGAGTAGGAATTGCCTTTGCTAATAAGTACATGAATAATGGAGGAGTATGCGTTACATTGTATGGAGATGGTGCAGCTAACCAAGGACAAGTGTTCGAAGTGTACAACATGGCTAAATTGTGGGATGTTCCTTGTATTTTTGTCTGTGAAAACAATGGGTATGGTATGGGTACTAGCGTCGATCGTGCTTCTGCTAGTACTGATTACTACACAAGGGGAGATTACATTCCTGGAATTTGGGTttgttttcaaataaaaataattgtttgtGATGTCGTAATTATTTTGCAAATTATatcgattaaatattttattaggtGGATGGTATGGATGTATTAGCAGTTAAAGAAGCTACCAAATTTGCCATTGACTATTGTACATCTGGAAAAGGTCCCCTTGTTTTAGAAACTGTAACTTATAGATACAGCGGACACAGTATGTCCGATCCTGGAACAAGTTATCGTACGAGGGAAGAAATCCAAGAAGTGAGACAGACTAGAGATCCTATAACTGGCTTTAAGGAACGAATATTGAATGCTAATCTCGCTACTCCAGAGGAAATAAAGGTATGCTTGGTctcaataaatttatatattgaaaatgtaGAATTGTTCAAAATTGATTTCCTTTATTTAGGCGATAGAAAACGATATCAAAAAGGTCGTTGACAACGCTGTAAAAGCTGCGAAGGCGGACAGTGAAGTTCCATTGAACGAACTTACTGCCGATATTTATGCCAATTGtgtagagaaagaaattcgtAACACTACTCCATTTAAACCTCTACCACATGCAAGGCTAGGTGAAGCTGTGAATGCCTAAATTAACTTTTATAGAACCTTAAACGAATTCTACATTAAATCTTACTTATTATAGCAATGTCTGttattagaattattaattaggTTCTAGCTAGTTACAAAGGGTTCTTGGAGAATAACTCTATCCCCTGGAGTTAGGCAAGGAAACTAGTAAATCATTGGAACACGTTTTTGTTTATCATTGTTTATCAGTTGTATATACacaaattgtatatttattttatttatagaaatataataacacCGTGAAAGAAAGATTCGATCAGTACATGGTAAAATTCACTACTCTATAGTAGCCAGTGATTTCACATGTACATACAAAAAGGggactatattatattattctctTATCCATAACAGggaattacataaaataacTGTAGATAAACTTACGTGCCACTCGTGTTCATTGTcctaatttaataaaataaatgaaatttacaaCTATTTGTAAAGTAATTCACCTGAAATGTGATTTCGGATAATAGAccatatattataataagaGATATGAATAGTGAACTggtatgtatttaaaaatgaaatattacgttcaaaattaaataaaaaaatatttataattgggagtcaattttatttacaatacatcaatttaattttagaaCACATTACGGTTACAGGATAGATTCACGGCACTAATATGTATTTACGAACACATTATCGAGATCCATTTTTCTATCCTTGTTCCACTAAATTCGGTCTACTTAGTATCATTCATTTGGTTGAACTTCGTGTAAACACTCTTCTCGTAAGGTTACATTTATGAACACGATTATTTGGCCAGTAGTTCATTGACAACAGTTGTGCGAAGACGAACGAACAATGGCCGCTGCAGGAAGTACGAGTGCCGGTACAATTTTGCAGAAACTCGGTTTAAAGCCGATCACGAAATGTAGTCTTGTCAAATTTTACGCTCCCGCTTTCGGCGTTGCTTCGTACACCGCATTATCTATCAACGTGATGAATCCGAGTCTTGTCATCAGGTAAGATAGATAACGAACCCATTCTGTATTCAAATGTTAACCTCTATTGCATTCGCATCGAATTGTAGGGTTTCATAATTCTTGAAATGTTACGTAATCTTTAGAGACAAAATACTGACCGAtgcattttttcaaattactcAAATCTTTTAACtgtaacatttatttttttctgtcgAATAAGGGTcatcgttaaatatatatgtcaTGATCTATATTTACAATGCTATTCAATCAACAAATTAATTgatgtattattttttgtattcgATCATGAGTGGTTtatgcaatttcatattttttatttttttatggatatattatacatattttatattgtgaatattatgaatattttatacatttttgtatattatatgctttttatcatttttgcaactctaaattttacataaacgtataaatatttatcgctTAATTATGagcataattatttattgttttattttgaattactcatcgttttccctttttgtatatttttaggGTCTTTCcaaaaaaagatattacaaACTTCTTATTGGGAAGTGCTCTTCTTGGCACTGGCTCTTACATATATAGTCGTGATCATATGAAAAGTGCTTCTACAAGTGTAAAAGTTTTGTATAGGTGAGATATTttcattgtattatatttcaacttttgttaaatatacacaagatattaataaattcatttataattCTTACAGTACTGCTGGTGCTGTATTACTGAGCTTTGGATCAGTGTTAGTATGGGCTGTACTTCGATCCATTGTACCACCTAATCCAACTCTATGTACAGTAATTGGTATTAGTTCGGGGCTTGCATTCATCAAAGTTGGTTCCAGTTATCTAAACTTTGTTGATAGTCAGATACCAAAAAAGTAGATTGAAATAAGTTTTGTGATTGACATATGATCAATATATATCAAATGCATCCAAACAAAAAATTTGcaataatataacgtaaaatagCAGATTATATTGAATTGAtaacaaagaaagaaatttacacACTAAGCAAGGAATTCttgaaagtttataaatttttatattttctatgatCTTTGTCCTATAAATGTCAGGAAATAACAAGTCAAATTATGTTGAAAATAATCATGAATtgcttttattttgtatttgttaattatttgcAAGTTCTAACAATTACACAGAggacatataaaataaaaatttaaatatcattattaaaaatatacctCACATTTTTTGTAtgtatgaaattataatttatatgttaaaaaaaagaataggaaaaaacggaagaaaaattttgttaaCACGAACACATTTTCCAAAACATATACCATCTTTATTCAAGTAATTGATTAGCAGTAGTAGTAGAAATGTGCACATTTTTTCAGCAGTTTTAATAAATGTTGTACTAGAAAAAATTCAGAAgattttatattgtaataacttatgtagtatTTGGAATCAGCGTAagtataacaaataaaaaacatGTTATTGAGAATTAGTTTCAAACCAGAACAAAGTGTGTATgatttgcaaaaatatatatgcgTGCACTATAACaggaaattgtattatttatacaataaattcTGTTATAAATTTGAATTGGCACAATTTGtcaacatatttatttataagagAAAGGAAAATCTTTTAGTTTATTATCAaagctttttttattttattagtaaattttgcaatatacaaaatatatttgtatgacAATGTGTGTACATCTTACTTGTCGAAGGATAACTGTATGTACAAATCATGTTCATATACTAGCATTCATGCTATATTATGTGagtaatgataataaataaaaatcaacgtaaagtattaaaaatacaCATGAAATTCGAGTGGTTCATATCTTATCATATAGTCGCAAATTTAATTATGCTAtaagaaattttgtattattatttattttatattgaatgtaaaatattatggAGATGACAAAGCCATGGAAAACTCTGACAGGTACAATTAGTTATTTAAAAGATGTGATACTTTATTTtgtgtatattttttcaatttattgcTTTGTGTACATGtcgtgaaaaatataatttatgtttaaaaattgattctTTGATTTgagaaaatgatatttatgcaTGTTACTGAAATATGTTTACAAATCCTAGCGGTGTACCTGTCATATCACACTGATATGTAtacaaatgaaaaaatgaaCAAGAAACGTGATATcgcaaatatttatagaatacaGTTTCTTATGTTTTGATGTTGAAATCTTCCTCGTATTAATGATGACGTACTATCATTCTTAATGACATGTAATGTCAATAATCGCGTAGAAAAAAGACAAGTATTAATACATACAAAagttgtaaatattaaaaatcataaaaacaGGATTAAAGTTATCACTTTCGGAAGAATTGATATTTGACGGTAGCAAAATATATCTCATTTCATTGCGATGTTATGTAATACGCATATTATATGAGcaagtttttaaatattggTATAAACAGTTAAGAAATACTCTCCCTTTCTTAATCTAATTATGATGTAAAAGATATCGGATATTCCATACAgtttatattacaataaaaaaaaagaaaaaagaaaaaggagtaAGTAACGCGATTGCACAGCTATACATACCCGTGAATCGTATCACATTTGGTCATTGAATGACAATGGTAATAGTTTCTTGTTGTTTTAGATAGATTTCTATCGTACTTCACAAATATCACCGTTTACTATTTGTACTTGCACAATTGGTGACATCTGCATAATAGGTATAAACTGTAAACCAGGAGTATTGTTCTCCTCTTCCAGATTGAAACCAAAGTTTCATAATACTGTCCTTCTTTCATCGAGGCCCCTTTTACTCTTACTTATATGCGTCGTTCCGAAATAATCGATGAATTCGGTTGACATATCCTCGAAAGTAAGTATCAATCAGAAGATATTTATCCCATGAAAGAACTACTAGTAACTCACAATCAGTCAAAGGATGCCTGTCACGCAAACGAGTTTTAACTTCGATTCGAGTGTAACGTCGTTTCGTTACTACTACTTCTGAAGGAAACATCGGTTGGTGTTTTCATCGTAGAGGATAGGACGTTGCTGACAGTCTCCGCGATGCTTTCCGTTACTCTATAGATTTTGTCGGTAAGTATTCGTTCATTCATTTCATTTGAATAGATGTGTTCGTGGGAATCCAGTTTATGATCGTGATCATTCTCCTGATGATTAACCTCGTGGCTATGTACGTCTACGTGTCCATCGTGCGAATGCGAATGGGAATGAGAGTGAGAATGCGCAGCTgtaaaataaacgaaacaattttttttaaataactacTATCAAAAGCTTATCCTTTCAGGGactttatttacttttaatagTTAGGTTTTAGAAATGCGTTTTCGTATCTGAGCGATCGGTTGATCTTATTGATCGGTTAATCCGAAGTAAAACTTATTCGTTTATACTTAATATGTAGATAAGATCTAATCTGTGATTTGAAATTAATctatataaagttataaagaTAACACCTCCttatatacaatgtatcggacatctataaatatttgaactGCTCGATGTACAGATATGTAATAACTTAACTATTCTAGTTATGTGAAGAAAGCTTCCCGTTCTAATTGTATACCATAAATGGCAATTATAGATCCCATAGATAAATAGTCGAGAAAGCGGTCGAAAGTCGGTCGGATTGTATATCGTCTTGGGTCATTGCCATGGGTGGAGAAAGCTTATACGTAGCCggttttttttcattattcttcgtaagtaattttatttaattttttgaaacCATGGTTAATCGTAACAATTCTACTTTCACTAATAAAACACATAGGAATAATAAAGTAATCataatttttaagtttaaacAAATATCGATTACTAAAAATTTTGCGTATGATTCTGCGGCATTTACTCTATCTAAAATCATTCCATTAGTACAAATAATAATGATTAAGAGGACAGAAGCGATAATATGGGTTACAACAACAAATGAAAAGGTTAAACTTAATGAGATTAGCGGTTGTTAATGTAAACAAGCTCAATAGATCGTTTTATGCTTACTGAATCTCTTTTTAAATTGACGAATGTAACCTGTATCGTTTCACTAGACTTGTAGGCAATCGCCATGGTATATCATAAGATCAAATTATATAACTAGTGATACTACCgcaaaaaataattgttattatgAATTCCTTGTAGGTCTTCAGTCTAGACCTCTTAGGTAACTCACATACTGTTATTAAGATGGGCAGCAAACGTGTCCCATACATGTACCGTTGGAGGTCTATATCTAGCAAACATTTGTGGTTAATGggtgaaaattttcattacgcACTGTGAAATATAATCCTAATATTCACTCAGCAGGCGGTCAAATAAAAAGCCTTaactttttttcaaatatatgaATTTACCTAATATCCGTATTctagtaataatttattcttaattctTCGATAATCTTTGCTATTATCTCTGTAAAGGGATAAATAAGAATCattataaaacaataataatataattctgcAGATTGGTCTATCTTCCAATTCGGTCTTTCTAGATACTTGCAAGACATGTCGTGCACGCACGTGTACAGATGCGTGTGCTTATTATTCGAGCTGGTAATGATATCACGTACTTTTTGTGAATTAATAGGTTAATAGGTACATCCGAGTTTTGTCTGTGACTGCGTGTCGCGAGAAATCATCGCGACGACCAACGTTGCCGTGAAGCA encodes:
- the LOC126870953 gene encoding probable pyruvate dehydrogenase E1 component subunit alpha, mitochondrial isoform X2 gives rise to the protein MIPNCIRNIGAQTSKRNVISYFFSKKNNYATEASFETKPFRLHKLDSGPSNHITITKDEAIELYKQLHTIRRMETAAGNLYKEKIVRGFCHLYSGQEACAVGIKSALRPQDCVITAYRAHGWTYLMGIDPFGVLAELTGRKGGNAKGKGGSMHMYSKNFYGGNGIVGAQVPLGVGIAFANKYMNNGGVCVTLYGDGAANQGQVFEVYNMAKLWDVPCIFVCENNGYGMGTSVDRASASTDYYTRGDYIPGIWVDGMDVLAVKEATKFAIDYCTSGKGPLVLETVTYRYSGHSMSDPGTSYRTREEIQEVRQTRDPITGFKERILNANLATPEEIKAIENDIKKVVDNAVKAAKADSEVPLNELTADIYANCVEKEIRNTTPFKPLPHARLGEAVNA
- the LOC126870942 gene encoding uncharacterized protein LOC126870942 isoform X2; amino-acid sequence: MLRPSTVLVTAKRKTSSRYICIDIGHCESFLIMNREKQPLLFKDANSDLSLLFATLCVIDIFGVFPIIALPRSIVQCGLYGIPLVFVVLVLQIYTAVLLGKTWIIISTLDPQILRKNRNPLAAVTELTLGPRARTLVTIILDFTVFGCSIPNLLVASQNLQIFGLKISGQRFDLSFCYWLLIVGVLLCPIMWLGSPRDMKILATFSCTMVVLTALLIWWSIVTDDRELDIIPVPTSPSWEKFISGYGMLAFQFDVHPTLMTVQVDMHRPQDINKAVVISFLVSSSLFIVTTILTVWKYGGSTTANVLQVIPGNFTVSAAVLFAALQLCLSSALGHSALFQDVEEQCNIKRNFGWKRCAIRSAIVFLGVAVGESVPRFDIVMALIGGSLTGPLVFVLPPLIYSKAIALKAKSMRPLTPEVYSATERRQNSEGMSTDSRIHSRSTYYGVLSVPNTEYHRYSYVYYDGLEDDSDEIMDYDNDAIPSGKTNEEFLMTKVIHDGAPAFVNASQPYSVYRRITAPKELVSKLVICYNHRKWCNWFGYLIIIFGIVVTISSTYMNVKNTIRYVQFTPPCIVNVTKVVQNPT
- the LOC126870942 gene encoding uncharacterized protein LOC126870942 isoform X1 — encoded protein: MLRPSTVLVTAKRKTSSRYICIDIGHCESFLIMNREKQPLLFKDANSDLSLLFATLCVIDIFGVFPIIALPRSIVQCVFLGLYGIPLVFVVLVLQIYTAVLLGKTWIIISTLDPQILRKNRNPLAAVTELTLGPRARTLVTIILDFTVFGCSIPNLLVASQNLQIFGLKISGQRFDLSFCYWLLIVGVLLCPIMWLGSPRDMKILATFSCTMVVLTALLIWWSIVTDDRELDIIPVPTSPSWEKFISGYGMLAFQFDVHPTLMTVQVDMHRPQDINKAVVISFLVSSSLFIVTTILTVWKYGGSTTANVLQVIPGNFTVSAAVLFAALQLCLSSALGHSALFQDVEEQCNIKRNFGWKRCAIRSAIVFLGVAVGESVPRFDIVMALIGGSLTGPLVFVLPPLIYSKAIALKAKSMRPLTPEVYSATERRQNSEGMSTDSRIHSRSTYYGVLSVPNTEYHRYSYVYYDGLEDDSDEIMDYDNDAIPSGKTNEEFLMTKVIHDGAPAFVNASQPYSVYRRITAPKELVSKLVICYNHRKWCNWFGYLIIIFGIVVTISSTYMNVKNTIRYVQFTPPCIVNVTKVVQNPT
- the LOC126870953 gene encoding probable pyruvate dehydrogenase E1 component subunit alpha, mitochondrial isoform X1 codes for the protein MIPNCIRNIGAQTSKRNFGSWKEVISYFFSKKNNYATEASFETKPFRLHKLDSGPSNHITITKDEAIELYKQLHTIRRMETAAGNLYKEKIVRGFCHLYSGQEACAVGIKSALRPQDCVITAYRAHGWTYLMGIDPFGVLAELTGRKGGNAKGKGGSMHMYSKNFYGGNGIVGAQVPLGVGIAFANKYMNNGGVCVTLYGDGAANQGQVFEVYNMAKLWDVPCIFVCENNGYGMGTSVDRASASTDYYTRGDYIPGIWVDGMDVLAVKEATKFAIDYCTSGKGPLVLETVTYRYSGHSMSDPGTSYRTREEIQEVRQTRDPITGFKERILNANLATPEEIKAIENDIKKVVDNAVKAAKADSEVPLNELTADIYANCVEKEIRNTTPFKPLPHARLGEAVNA
- the LOC126870961 gene encoding uncharacterized protein LOC126870961, with product MAAAGSTSAGTILQKLGLKPITKCSLVKFYAPAFGVASYTALSINVMNPSLVIRVFPKKDITNFLLGSALLGTGSYIYSRDHMKSASTSVKVLYSTAGAVLLSFGSVLVWAVLRSIVPPNPTLCTVIGISSGLAFIKVGSSYLNFVDSQIPKK